From Triticum urartu cultivar G1812 chromosome 2, Tu2.1, whole genome shotgun sequence, a single genomic window includes:
- the LOC125535335 gene encoding putative NAC domain-containing protein 94 — translation MESRNDVKADEILMPGFRFHPTDEELVSFYLKKKIQQKPISIELIRQLDIYKFDPWDLPKLASTGSETESYFYCPRDRKYRNSARPNRVTAAGFWKATGTDRPIYSSEDTRCVGLKKSLVFYKGRAARGVKTDWMMHEFRLPSLADTSLPKSRPIDKNIPLNDSWTICRIFKKTSSMAAQRALSHTWGAPLPGATEQDLFSALQPVQALHFASESSSSSLQVAAALPSNQFNGNYGFQGQHQQFQKPSNTQEDGSSCRVISFNSDPSLQVLKGPIILPFQTQPPSQKHGRAAPPLFFDMQSGQPEQTTGFLTGSSADVNADMSCRNQESATTKHGNTFSMNSEREDAGLGRLNFPLDLGADSSDDWECNIPWESFLSPTVPAEITQY, via the exons ATGGAGAGCAGAAATGATGTCAAAGCAGATGAGATCCTCATGCCTGGGTTCCGGTTCCATCCTACCGATGAAGAGTTGGTTAGTTTCTACCTCAAGAAGAAGATCCAGCAGAAGCCCATCTCCATTGAGCTCATCAGGCAGCTGGACATCTACAAGTTTGATCCATGGGACCTCCCAA AGCTTGCGAGCACCGGCAGTGAGACGGAGTCGTACTTCTACTGCCCAAGGGACCGCAAATATCGCAATAGTGCGAGGCCAAACCGGGTCACAGCAGCTGGGTTCTGGAAAGCCACGGGAACAGATAGGCCAATTTACTCCTCCGAGGACACCAGGTGCGTAGGCCTGAAGAAGTCCCTTGTCTTCTACAAAGGCAGAGCAGCAAGAGGGGTCAAAACCGACTGGATGATGCACGAGTTCAGGCTCCCTTCGCTCGCCGATACGTCACTTCCCAAGAGTAGGCCGATCGACAAGAACATCCCGCTCAAC GACTCTTGGACCATATGTAGGATCTTCAAGAAGACCAGTTCGATGGCGGCGCAACGGGCGCTATCTCACACTTGGGGGGCTCCATTGCCTGGGGCAACTGAGCAAGATCTCTTCTCCGCCCTGCAACCGGTGCAAGCTTTACATTTTGCTTCAGAGAGCTCCTCCAGCTCATTGCAAGTTGCTGCTGCGCTACCATCAAATCAGTTCAACGGCAATTACGGCTTTCAGGGACAGCACCAGCAGTTTCAGAAACCCAGCAACACACAAGAGGATGGCTCTTCATGCAGGGTCATAAGCTTCAACAGTGATCCATCTCTGCAAGTCCTGAAAGGTCCCATAATCTTGCCATTCCAAACACAGCCGCCATCACAGAAGCATGGGCGCGCTGCACCACCGCTCTTCTTCGACATGCAGTCTGGGCAGCCTGAGCAGACTACTGGCTTTTTGACTGGTTCTTCTGCAGATGTAAATGCCGACATGAGCTGCAGGAACCAAGAGTCAGCCACAACAAAGCATGGCAATACTTTCAGCATGAACAGTGAGCGGGAGGATGCAGGTCTGGGGAGACTCAATTTCCCACTCGATTTAGGAGCAGACTCTTCAGATGACTGGGAGTGCAACATACCTTGGGAATCCTTTCTTAGCCCAACAGTCCCTGCTGAGATCACACAGTACTAG